In a single window of the Elaeis guineensis isolate ETL-2024a chromosome 6, EG11, whole genome shotgun sequence genome:
- the LOC105047435 gene encoding CASP-like protein 3A1 encodes MDAAVKGRKAPAEVGIQMPEVAKVAAAADSGTMSGPLVPATGGTDSAAEGGRRWEVAGAVVRAVTVVSSLLALALMVSAEQRGELSLLGFQLPLYSKWSFSDSLEYLVGISAAVAAHSLLQLLLTMRKLLKKALVIPSRRHAWVIFAGDQAFAYAMMSAGSAAAGVTNLNRTGIRHTALPDFCKPLHRFCDRMAISITFAFISCLLLAISAILDVLWLSRS; translated from the exons ATGGACGCGGCGGTGAAAGGGCGGAAGGCGCCGGCGGAGGTGGGGATCCAGATGCCGGAGGTGGCGAAGGTGGCGGCAGCGGCGGACTCCGGGACAATGAGCGGGCCGCTGGTACCGGCGACGGGAGGGACAGACAGCGCCGCCGAGGGCGGGCGGCGGTGGGAGGTGGCCGGAGCGGTGGTGCGGGCGGTGACAGTGGTCTCGTCGCTGCTGGCGTTGGCGCTGATGGTCTCGGCGGAGCAGCGCGGGGAGCTCTCGCTCTTGGGCTTCCAGCTCCCACTCTACTCCAAGTGGTCCTTCTCCGACTCCCTCGA GTATCTGGTGGGGATCTCGGCGGCGGTGGCGGCGCATTCGCTGTTACAGCTCCTACTCACCATGAGGAAGCTGCTGAAGAAAGCGCTGGTCATCCCATCTCGTCGTCATGCGTGGGTTATATTTGCCGGCGATCAG GCTTTTGCATATGCTATGATGAGTGCGGGCTCAGCTGCAGCTGGTGTGACCAACTTGAACCGCACAGGGATCCGGCACACTGCACTTCCAGACTTCTGTAAGCCTCTGCACCGGTTCTGTGACCGCATGGCTATCTCAATTACATTTGCTTTTATTAGCTGCCTCCTTCTAGCTATCTCTGCAATTCTGGACGTGCTTTGGTTGTCCAGGTCCTGA